The proteins below come from a single Bombus pyrosoma isolate SC7728 linkage group LG10, ASM1482585v1, whole genome shotgun sequence genomic window:
- the LOC122571583 gene encoding uncharacterized protein LOC122571583 isoform X5, with protein sequence MMDTEETDVAQLCAQNIVLWQHFLEAFSGREAVHQHLARIHHQLRVKRFAEGFFVLENPRTSAWGCYDANYQSYQAVSEAARRSRYLSLLPPLPVHCTELDGDLHSLPLIFEDQYVDMKQRHRNSVPGIDDCSCGIAAILESRSMGIWSPRSEGAAQDIGSVQGRLMLTPSTLPARHSKSLDQLGPDIAPVQPRTSPKTLPRSVSTQLFPRQRGGARNVTPPATVPSRGRQRSTAPSSSTLFPPSGQQACSAPNPSLGSTPVIPLPRAKSTQMLVLPRQQNDPQNTSITSLLAAMFPEIPPGGQLPGYRPSNKSCEQTLTVPTCLGTMDHAQMTDCWSENKAPNINEDYHSLDTRRIRLEPRSHRLPTRHPLSTANDQNNFLPLKASVNGDTFLPEQQPLHTATLDRVTYRGNSRKQTHQTGGKYSQTNGLESRRYHTIGKTGSGLSQRNREFQDSMNGGGLPSSHSMMADPLYKRSNYTSTTTDSFFYRTNGTSGRTRGEPERPRRPKSTERLVDDVDRNEYCDFRRERPRRREERSAIKSPRNGVAPCYGEAEKHRRPHSEDKMQELTNEMFYKVMTAMSEPKKEQRVEKRKDRHGRRPHSAPVLDIDHPAEENRKCSHRNRKPAPPPPAYQDPAVAPLPKYRPPPPVTTTSVLGVENNNKIILKVEPIKSPMEAPATNGTTPSDTFSAVPAPSVKRLRCASVPVAQNKVVVPRSAVSLPCMPIRDSKDSLSNNLPVIPNPLSPPSSRPSSPTMSSSSSNLTSECSGWVSSGDTSSSEQRRNAKLSSEQLRQKLSKIVPRKERPAPTKESVEEHSYEEVRLPPPKMFQDEPPPPEEFRDPPAIIDNPLYHVYETVKPVRSPKQTKTAPCSPQKNRDRERERERDRDLPYGARDICLDCYQEGKEVLQSIQDDSINFKKYKEAFKRQMSFSGKIYREHKEAQLRFHKRAHSFGYGDFLTPSSVKPLRSNVPLSDYATLASTMPYFHISNEYRVFSPEGAHLIICVHGLDGNPADLRLIKTYLELSLPGTHLDFLMSERNQGDTFSDFDTMTDRLVAEILHHIETSGLNPTKVSFIGHSLGTIIIRSALTRPQLRPLLPRLHTFLSLSGPHLGTLYNTSGLVNAGMWFMQKLKKSVSLLQLAMRDAPNVRRSFMFRLSQKSNLEKFKHVLLCGSSQDRYVPFHSARIELCKAAVRDSTDQGAAYREMVHNILYPVMSSSGVSLVRYDVHHALPATANALIGRAAHIAVLDSELFIEKFLLVAGVKYFR encoded by the exons ATGATGGACACGGAGGAGACTGATGTCGCTCAACTCTGCGCACAAAATATCGTTCTCTGGCAACATTTTCTGGAAGCGTTCTCCGGACGCGAGGCTGTTCATCAGCATCTTGCGAGGATCCATCATCAGCTAAGG GTGAAACGTTTTGCGGAAGGTTTCTTCGTGCTAGAAAACCCTAGGACATCCGCATGGGGCTGTTACGATGCGAACTACCAGTCGTATCAGGCGGTGAGCGAAGCCGCAAGAAGATCGCGATATCTGTCCTTGTTGCCTCCGCTCCCAGTGCACTGTACGGAATTGGACGGAGATCTTCACTCTCTGCCTTTGATCTTCGAGGATCAGTACGTGGATATGAAGCAGAGGCACAGAAACAGCG TTCCCGGCATCGACGACTGCAGTTGCGGCATAGCAGCAATCCTAGAGTCGCGATCCATGGGAATCTGGTCACCAAGGAGCGAAGGCGCGGCTCAGGATATCGGTTCGGTTCAAGGTCGTCTCATGCTCACTCCATCCACGCTTCCTGCTAGGCACAGCAAATCCTTGGACCAACTAGGTCCAGACATCGCTCCAGTTCAACCAAGGACATCGCCAAAGACGCTTCCTCGATCCGTGTCCACGCAGCTGTTTCCAAGACAAAGAGGCGGGGCGCGAAACGTTACTCCACCAGCGACAGTTCCTTCGAGAGGAAGGCAAAGGTCGACAGCGCCGTCCAGTAGCACGCTTTTCCCTCCTTCGGGGCAGCAAGCCTGCTCCGCTCCAAACCCATCCCTAGGATCGACACCCGTGATCCCGTTGCCTCGCGCCAAGTCTACGCAAATGTTGGTGTTGCCCAGACAACAGAATGATCCTCAGAACACCTCGATAACGTCGCTCCTCGCGGCTATGTTTCCTGAAATACCGCCAGGAGGACAGTTACCTGGGTACAGGCCGTCGAACAAGTCCTGCGAACAAACTCTTACGGTACCCACCTGTCTGGGAACGATGGACCATGCTCAGATGACAGATTGCTGGAGCGAGAATAAGGCTCCCAATATTAATGAAG ATTACCATTCTCTGGATACAAGAAGAATTCGGCTAGAGCCACGCAGTCACCGATTACCAACGCGTCACCCACTGTCGACCGCCAACGACCAAAACAACTTTTTACCATTAAAAGCGAGCGTCAATGGCGACACGTTTCTCCCAGAACAACAGCCGCTTCACACAGCCACCCTGGACAGAGTGACCTATCGAGGAAATTCCCGTAAACAAACGCATCAAACTGGTGGCAAATACAGTCAAACGAATGGTCTAGAGTCTCGCAGGTATCACACAATTGGTAAAACTGGCTCCGGTTTAAGCCAGCGAAATCGAGAGTTTCAGGATTCAATGAATGGCGGAGGGTTACCCAGCAGTCATTCGATGATGGCTGATCCTTTGTATAAAAGATCCAATTACACGTCGACAACTACAGACTCCTTCTTCTATCGAACAAATGGCACCAGTGGGAGAACACGTGGAGAACCAGAGAGACCAAGGAGACCAAAAAGCACAGAAAGATTAGTAGATGACGTTGATCGTAACGAGTATTGTGATTTTCGAAGAGAAAGAccaagaagaagagaggagaggtCTGCTATCAAGAGCCCTCGTAATGGCGTCGCGCCTTGTTACGGAGAAGCAGAGAAACATAGGAGGCCACATAGCGAAGATAAGATGCAAGAATTAACTAACGAGATGTTTTATAAGGTGATGACAGCTATGTCTGAACCGAAGAAGGAACAACGTGTGGAGAAGAGGAAGGACAGGCATGGAAGAAGACCGCATTCTGCGCCTGTTTTGGATATTGATCATCCGGCTGAGGAGAATAGGAAGTGTAGTCATAGGAATAGGAAACCAGCACCTCCTCCTCCAGCTTATCAGGATCCTGCGGTGGCTCCGCTGCCAAAGTACAGGCCTCCGCCTCCGGTAACCACGACGAGCGTCCTGGGGGtggagaataataataaaattatcctgAAG GTGGAGCCCATCAAGTCTCCCATGGAGGCGCCAGCAACGAATGGAACAACACCATCCGACACCTTCAGCGCTGTCCCAGCGCCAAGCGTGAAAAGACTGAGATGCGCGAGTGTGCCAGTTGCGCAGAACAAAGTTGTGGTACCACGAAGCGCTGTATCGTTACCTTGCATGCCCATACGCGACAGCAAGGACAGCCTTAGCAACAATCTTCCCGTCATTCCGAATCCTCTCAGCCCGCCGTCCAGCAGACCGAGTAGCCCAACGATGAGCTCCAGTTCCAGTAACCTTACGTCCGAGTGTTCCGGATGGGTCAGCAGCGGGGACACGTCTAGCTCCGAGCAGCGTCGAAACGCGAAGCTATCGAGCGAACAGCTTCGTcaaaaattgtcaaaaatCGTACCAAGAAAAGAAAGACCCGCTCCAACGAAAGAAAGCGTAGAAGAGCATTCGTACGAAGAAGTACGACTTCCGCCTCCTAAAATGTTCCAGGACGAACCACCGCCTCCAGAGGAATTTCGTGATCCGCCTGCTATCATCGATAATCCTTTGTATCACGTTTACGAGACGGTGAAACCGGTTAGAAGTCCTAAACAGACGAAGACTGCGCCGTGCAGTCCTCAGAAGAATAGAGAtagggagagggagagggagagagataGAGATCTTCCATATGGAGCTAGAGATATTTGTTTAGATTGTTATCAAGAGGGCAAGGAAGTGTTACAGTCGATTCAGGatgattcgattaattttaaaaaatacaaggaagCGTTCAAGAGGCAGATGAGCTTCTCAGGGAAGATTTACAG AGAACACAAGGAAGCGCAGTTGCGTTTCCATAAACGTGCCCATTCCTTTGGATACGGTGACTTCTTGACCCCGTCGTCGGTAAAACCTCTAAGATCGAATGTGCCTCTTAGTGATTATGCGACCCTGGCCTCGACCATGCCGTACTTCCACATCAGCAACGAGTACCGGGTGTTCTCGCCGGAAGGAGCTCATCTGATTATCTGCGTGCACGGTCTCGATGGCAACCCTGCTGATCTTCGTTTGATCAAGACGTACTTGGAACTGAGTCTTCCCGGAACGCACCTAGATTTTTTAATGTCTGAGAGAAATCAA GGTGACACATTTTCGGACTTCGATACAATGACGGATCGACTGGTAGCCGAGATTCTGCATCACATCGAGACGTCGGGCCTGAACCCGACGAAAGTCAGCTTTATTGGACATTCTTTAGGGACCATCATCATAAGAAGCGCTCTGACGCGGCCTCAATTACGGCCGCTTCTTCCACGTTTACACACCTTTCTCAGCCTAAGCGGTCCACACTTAGGTACACTGTACAACACCAGTGGATTAGTTAACGCAG GTATGTGGTTCATGCAGAAGCTGAAGAAGTCCGTCTCGTTGCTGCAACTGGCTATGAGAGATGCGCCGAATGTTAGACGGTCGTTCATGTTCCGCCTCAGTCAGAAGAGCAATCTCGAGAAATTCAAACACGTGCTGCTGTGCGGGAGCTCGCAGGATCGATACGTGCCGTTTCATTCTGCTCGTATAGAACTCTGCAAAGCCGCCGTACGAGATTCGACCGATCAAG GTGCAGCATATCGTGAGATGGTGCACAACATCCTGTACCCGGTGATGTCCTCGTCAGGAGTAAGTTTAGTGAGGTACGACGTGCACCACGCGTTACCTGCGACGGCAAACGCTCTGATTGGCCGAGCCGCGCACATCGCCGTCCTCGATTCCGAGCTTTTCATCGAGAAGTTCCTGCTGGTGGCTGGTGTGAAATACTTCAGATAA
- the LOC122571583 gene encoding uncharacterized protein LOC122571583 isoform X4, protein MACVSSRALQLNFAPTKGLHYHLPVLFDYFHLAAVSITIHACLVALHQPYIKKSILHYVQSCAPRGGKPWLQFKQTAANGDNNAQLGNIETTTRCVGSATRIQHAKLVQQEVIRLLLAARESLLNDLADLARLLPSCQQRALELAQNTHKEITKLQMMDTEETDVAQLCAQNIVLWQHFLEAFSGREAVHQHLARIHHQLRVKRFAEGFFVLENPRTSAWGCYDANYQSYQAVSEAARRSRYLSLLPPLPVHCTELDGDLHSLPLIFEDQYVDMKQRHRNSVPGIDDCSCGIAAILESRSMGIWSPRSEGAAQDIGSVQGRLMLTPSTLPARHSKSLDQLGPDIAPVQPRTSPKTLPRSVSTQLFPRQRGGARNVTPPATVPSRGRQRSTAPSSSTLFPPSGQQACSAPNPSLGSTPVIPLPRAKSTQMLVLPRQQNDPQNTSITSLLAAMFPEIPPGGQLPGYRPSNKSCEQTLTVPTCLGTMDHAQMTDCWSENKAPNINEDYHSLDTRRIRLEPRSHRLPTRHPLSTANDQNNFLPLKASVNGDTFLPEQQPLHTATLDRVTYRGNSRKQTHQTGGKYSQTNGLESRRYHTIGKTGSGLSQRNREFQDSMNGGGLPSSHSMMADPLYKRSNYTSTTTDSFFYRTNGTSGRTRGEPERPRRPKSTERLVDDVDRNEYCDFRRERPRRREERSAIKSPRNGVAPCYGEAEKHRRPHSEDKMQELTNEMFYKVMTAMSEPKKEQRVEKRKDRHGRRPHSAPVLDIDHPAEENRKCSHRNRKPAPPPPAYQDPAVAPLPKYRPPPPVTTTSVLGVENNNKIILKVEPIKSPMEAPATNGTTPSDTFSAVPAPSVKRLRCASVPVAQNKVVVPRSAVSLPCMPIRDSKDSLSNNLPVIPNPLSPPSSRPSSPTMSSSSSNLTSECSGWVSSGDTSSSEQRRNAKLSSEQLRQKLSKIVPRKERPAPTKESVEEHSYEEVRLPPPKMFQDEPPPPEEFRDPPAIIDNPLYHVYETVKPVRSPKQTKTAPCSPQKNRDRERERERDRDLPYGARDICLDCYQEGKEVLQSIQDDSINFKKYKEAFKRQMSFSGKIYREHKEAQLRFHKRAHSFGYGDFLTPSSVKPLRSNVPLSDYATLASTMPYFHISNEYRVFSPEGAHLIICVHGLDGNPADLRLIKTYLELSLPGTHLDFLMSERNQGDTFSDFDTMTDRLVAEILHHIETSGLNPTKVSFIGHSLGTIIIRSALTRPQLRPLLPRLHTFLSLSGPHLGTLYNTSGLVNAGMWFMQKLKKSVSLLQLAMRDAPNVRRSFMFRLSQKSNLEKFKHVLLCGSSQDRYVPFHSARIELCKAAVRDSTDQGAAYREMVHNILYPVMSSSGVSLVRYDVHHALPATANALIGRAAHIAVLDSELFIEKFLLVAGVKYFR, encoded by the exons ATGGCCTGCGTGTCGTCTAG GGCGTTGCAGCTGAACTTTGCGCCCACGAAGGGGCTTCACTATCATTTGCCGGTGCTCTTCGACTACTTTCATCTTGCCGCCGTCTCCATCACGATTCACGCCTGCCTCGTGGCCCTTCATCAACCTTACATCAA GAAGAGCATACTTCATTATGTCCAGAGCTG CGCGCCGCGTGGAGGGAAACCGTGGCTGCAATTTAAACAGACTGCGGCAAACGGGGACAACAATGCTCAGTTAGGAAATATC GAAACAACAACGAGGTGCGTTGGTTCAGCCACGAGGATACAACACGCGAAATTAGTTCAACAGGAAGTAATCAGGTTACTTTTGGCCGCGAGGGAATCTTTGCTCAACGACTTAGCCGATCTAGCGCGTCTGCTACCTTCTTGCCAGCAAAGAGCGCTCGAGCTTGCTCAGAATACGCACAAAGAAATTACTAAG TTACAGATGATGGACACGGAGGAGACTGATGTCGCTCAACTCTGCGCACAAAATATCGTTCTCTGGCAACATTTTCTGGAAGCGTTCTCCGGACGCGAGGCTGTTCATCAGCATCTTGCGAGGATCCATCATCAGCTAAGG GTGAAACGTTTTGCGGAAGGTTTCTTCGTGCTAGAAAACCCTAGGACATCCGCATGGGGCTGTTACGATGCGAACTACCAGTCGTATCAGGCGGTGAGCGAAGCCGCAAGAAGATCGCGATATCTGTCCTTGTTGCCTCCGCTCCCAGTGCACTGTACGGAATTGGACGGAGATCTTCACTCTCTGCCTTTGATCTTCGAGGATCAGTACGTGGATATGAAGCAGAGGCACAGAAACAGCG TTCCCGGCATCGACGACTGCAGTTGCGGCATAGCAGCAATCCTAGAGTCGCGATCCATGGGAATCTGGTCACCAAGGAGCGAAGGCGCGGCTCAGGATATCGGTTCGGTTCAAGGTCGTCTCATGCTCACTCCATCCACGCTTCCTGCTAGGCACAGCAAATCCTTGGACCAACTAGGTCCAGACATCGCTCCAGTTCAACCAAGGACATCGCCAAAGACGCTTCCTCGATCCGTGTCCACGCAGCTGTTTCCAAGACAAAGAGGCGGGGCGCGAAACGTTACTCCACCAGCGACAGTTCCTTCGAGAGGAAGGCAAAGGTCGACAGCGCCGTCCAGTAGCACGCTTTTCCCTCCTTCGGGGCAGCAAGCCTGCTCCGCTCCAAACCCATCCCTAGGATCGACACCCGTGATCCCGTTGCCTCGCGCCAAGTCTACGCAAATGTTGGTGTTGCCCAGACAACAGAATGATCCTCAGAACACCTCGATAACGTCGCTCCTCGCGGCTATGTTTCCTGAAATACCGCCAGGAGGACAGTTACCTGGGTACAGGCCGTCGAACAAGTCCTGCGAACAAACTCTTACGGTACCCACCTGTCTGGGAACGATGGACCATGCTCAGATGACAGATTGCTGGAGCGAGAATAAGGCTCCCAATATTAATGAAG ATTACCATTCTCTGGATACAAGAAGAATTCGGCTAGAGCCACGCAGTCACCGATTACCAACGCGTCACCCACTGTCGACCGCCAACGACCAAAACAACTTTTTACCATTAAAAGCGAGCGTCAATGGCGACACGTTTCTCCCAGAACAACAGCCGCTTCACACAGCCACCCTGGACAGAGTGACCTATCGAGGAAATTCCCGTAAACAAACGCATCAAACTGGTGGCAAATACAGTCAAACGAATGGTCTAGAGTCTCGCAGGTATCACACAATTGGTAAAACTGGCTCCGGTTTAAGCCAGCGAAATCGAGAGTTTCAGGATTCAATGAATGGCGGAGGGTTACCCAGCAGTCATTCGATGATGGCTGATCCTTTGTATAAAAGATCCAATTACACGTCGACAACTACAGACTCCTTCTTCTATCGAACAAATGGCACCAGTGGGAGAACACGTGGAGAACCAGAGAGACCAAGGAGACCAAAAAGCACAGAAAGATTAGTAGATGACGTTGATCGTAACGAGTATTGTGATTTTCGAAGAGAAAGAccaagaagaagagaggagaggtCTGCTATCAAGAGCCCTCGTAATGGCGTCGCGCCTTGTTACGGAGAAGCAGAGAAACATAGGAGGCCACATAGCGAAGATAAGATGCAAGAATTAACTAACGAGATGTTTTATAAGGTGATGACAGCTATGTCTGAACCGAAGAAGGAACAACGTGTGGAGAAGAGGAAGGACAGGCATGGAAGAAGACCGCATTCTGCGCCTGTTTTGGATATTGATCATCCGGCTGAGGAGAATAGGAAGTGTAGTCATAGGAATAGGAAACCAGCACCTCCTCCTCCAGCTTATCAGGATCCTGCGGTGGCTCCGCTGCCAAAGTACAGGCCTCCGCCTCCGGTAACCACGACGAGCGTCCTGGGGGtggagaataataataaaattatcctgAAG GTGGAGCCCATCAAGTCTCCCATGGAGGCGCCAGCAACGAATGGAACAACACCATCCGACACCTTCAGCGCTGTCCCAGCGCCAAGCGTGAAAAGACTGAGATGCGCGAGTGTGCCAGTTGCGCAGAACAAAGTTGTGGTACCACGAAGCGCTGTATCGTTACCTTGCATGCCCATACGCGACAGCAAGGACAGCCTTAGCAACAATCTTCCCGTCATTCCGAATCCTCTCAGCCCGCCGTCCAGCAGACCGAGTAGCCCAACGATGAGCTCCAGTTCCAGTAACCTTACGTCCGAGTGTTCCGGATGGGTCAGCAGCGGGGACACGTCTAGCTCCGAGCAGCGTCGAAACGCGAAGCTATCGAGCGAACAGCTTCGTcaaaaattgtcaaaaatCGTACCAAGAAAAGAAAGACCCGCTCCAACGAAAGAAAGCGTAGAAGAGCATTCGTACGAAGAAGTACGACTTCCGCCTCCTAAAATGTTCCAGGACGAACCACCGCCTCCAGAGGAATTTCGTGATCCGCCTGCTATCATCGATAATCCTTTGTATCACGTTTACGAGACGGTGAAACCGGTTAGAAGTCCTAAACAGACGAAGACTGCGCCGTGCAGTCCTCAGAAGAATAGAGAtagggagagggagagggagagagataGAGATCTTCCATATGGAGCTAGAGATATTTGTTTAGATTGTTATCAAGAGGGCAAGGAAGTGTTACAGTCGATTCAGGatgattcgattaattttaaaaaatacaaggaagCGTTCAAGAGGCAGATGAGCTTCTCAGGGAAGATTTACAG AGAACACAAGGAAGCGCAGTTGCGTTTCCATAAACGTGCCCATTCCTTTGGATACGGTGACTTCTTGACCCCGTCGTCGGTAAAACCTCTAAGATCGAATGTGCCTCTTAGTGATTATGCGACCCTGGCCTCGACCATGCCGTACTTCCACATCAGCAACGAGTACCGGGTGTTCTCGCCGGAAGGAGCTCATCTGATTATCTGCGTGCACGGTCTCGATGGCAACCCTGCTGATCTTCGTTTGATCAAGACGTACTTGGAACTGAGTCTTCCCGGAACGCACCTAGATTTTTTAATGTCTGAGAGAAATCAA GGTGACACATTTTCGGACTTCGATACAATGACGGATCGACTGGTAGCCGAGATTCTGCATCACATCGAGACGTCGGGCCTGAACCCGACGAAAGTCAGCTTTATTGGACATTCTTTAGGGACCATCATCATAAGAAGCGCTCTGACGCGGCCTCAATTACGGCCGCTTCTTCCACGTTTACACACCTTTCTCAGCCTAAGCGGTCCACACTTAGGTACACTGTACAACACCAGTGGATTAGTTAACGCAG GTATGTGGTTCATGCAGAAGCTGAAGAAGTCCGTCTCGTTGCTGCAACTGGCTATGAGAGATGCGCCGAATGTTAGACGGTCGTTCATGTTCCGCCTCAGTCAGAAGAGCAATCTCGAGAAATTCAAACACGTGCTGCTGTGCGGGAGCTCGCAGGATCGATACGTGCCGTTTCATTCTGCTCGTATAGAACTCTGCAAAGCCGCCGTACGAGATTCGACCGATCAAG GTGCAGCATATCGTGAGATGGTGCACAACATCCTGTACCCGGTGATGTCCTCGTCAGGAGTAAGTTTAGTGAGGTACGACGTGCACCACGCGTTACCTGCGACGGCAAACGCTCTGATTGGCCGAGCCGCGCACATCGCCGTCCTCGATTCCGAGCTTTTCATCGAGAAGTTCCTGCTGGTGGCTGGTGTGAAATACTTCAGATAA